A segment of the Leptospiraceae bacterium genome:
ACTTTATAAAAATTATGCCACCAACCCAGTTTACTTAAACAAAAAAAGTCGAGGCTTTATCATTCCTCCTTTGCTGGAATTTTCAACAGAAACAGAAATCTTGCAAGCCATGAAAACCTTACCCTATGAGCAGTTTTCACCCTTTCGATTGATTTTCTTTAATCCCCACAAACAAAAAATACATGCTTTGATTTATACAGGAAGGGGGAAAAAATACCGAGAGTATTGTTTGCCATTCTTTCAAGCATCTTCAGGCATTGGAGATTTAAAGATGTATCCTATCCGAAAGCGCTTGTTTAAAGAATTCTTGAAAAACCCTACCAGCTCCAAACAGCAAATTCGTTTTCATCATTACTATAACAAAAAAAAGCCATCCAATGGAATCCTCATGAATCGTAAACTTGCTCATACTGTGAGTCAAAGTTTTATTCTTCTGAAAGAGAAGAAAGTTTATTTTCATTACAAAGATGTAATCCAAAAGAAGAAATATAAATATCAAATGACACTAAAAACTCCCATTGCTTTGTGAAGAATAAAAAGGAGCTGTAGCTCCTTTTTAGCAGTCGTAGTAGAGAACAAACTCATAAGGGTGAGGTCGTTGGTTTACAATTTGTTCTACTTCTGCTCGTTTGTAGGCTATGTAATTATCAATAAAGTCTTTATCAAAAGCTCCTGATTTCAAAAGCCATTCTTGATCTTGTTCAAGAGCATCTAAAACCTTAGTCAAATTGGCAGGCACGGCTTTGATTTTCTTTTTCTTTTCTTCTGGGACATCATATAGATTGAAGTCTGCTGGTTCACCGGGATCTATTTTATTTTGTATTCCGTCTAACCCAGCTAAGATCATCGCAGCAAATGCCAAATAAGGATTTGCTGAGGGATCAGGGGTTCGGAATTCAATCCTTCGAGCTTTATCTCCATGAACCGCCACTGGAATACGTATCGCAGC
Coding sequences within it:
- a CDS encoding NRDE family protein codes for the protein MCTLTIFSYEKDRSFLIAFNRDELKIRKIAYPPSFYEFRGIKQLYPKDAESGGTWIGINDLGFAFVLLNYNQKGLYKNYATNPVYLNKKSRGFIIPPLLEFSTETEILQAMKTLPYEQFSPFRLIFFNPHKQKIHALIYTGRGKKYREYCLPFFQASSGIGDLKMYPIRKRLFKEFLKNPTSSKQQIRFHHYYNKKKPSNGILMNRKLAHTVSQSFILLKEKKVYFHYKDVIQKKKYKYQMTLKTPIAL